A stretch of DNA from Coccidioides posadasii str. Silveira chromosome 4, complete sequence:
GCGAGATGAGATCCGTCAAAGTCGACAATACCATCAACGAAACCCTTATACCTTTCCGTTGGGCGGACGGAGCCCGCGACGTAGAGTTCATCGTAGTATTCTGGGTCCCGAATGGAGAGCTCATGTGGGTTAATCCTTACAATTGGTCCTACATAGTGTAAAGTCGTGAGCTTCATTCCTCTACAACATGCGCACTGGTTCTTGTGCGGTGGAGCTGTTGAAAATCACGAAAGTCATAGTACATACCATACTTGTCATGCATCTTCTCAATCTCAAACAGGTATTTCCCTTTCTTGACAACATCGTAGTACAACTCGTACCAACCCGTTACTGCGGCAAGCTTGGGACCCGGAAATTTTGCTAtaggagaaaagaagaggcgATATATGACTAGGCTGAGAATATAGAACACACTTATAACGAGGACAGCGACGGTAGCACGCAAACCGAGATTTTTGGGCAAGTATGCCTCCATTTGAGATAGACCGATGGGAGCCTTGGAGAAAAGAAGTCGGGAGACGCTTGGGTCAGGGGAAGGGGGGCCTCTCATGGTTCAACGAGGCCTGATGGATAAGTGAAATCACGACGCACAAGTGAGTTGCGGCACCAGACAAGATAAAAGTCTTGAATTCACATTTTATAAAGGGCTTGAACACAAGTCGCGCTATCTTACCGGAATACACTTCTTCAGGGACTTGCTCTTTCGCGGCCCCAAAAACGACCCCAGTCGCTTATTGGGTGACATATCTCGGTAAATCGCCCAATATGGCTATTCTCTATTCGGCGCCTTGAGGAGTCTTACCAAGGTCCCCTTCTGCCCTCTTTGAGGGGCGGAAATTCGCCCGTTCCATCTTTCGACCTGTCTATTCGTTTCTTGGGGCTACGGGTTGTTAGCTCGCCTCTCGCTGTCCTGCATCGGGCCTTGCCCTTTAGGCACTTTaccagaagaagaagatctgaGTCGAATGTCTTCATACGGCAAATGTAGTAGAAGTAGAAATGCGCCATTTAAGAGAAGCGGATCACTCCTAGAAGCGCCTGACTGTTCAAAAGCCAGCACTGTGGATGCTGAGATGTCCCGCAGAACGATTGCTCAAGCCGGAAATATCATTGTTATCCatctccttttgctgagcCTGTACGTGTTTATGTATTACAACTTGTCTCGTTTCTCTGCGACCTCAAAGCCTTAACACCTCTTTACCACGGAAACATTCTTCGCGTTTGCATATAAAATGGCCCACAAGTATTCGACAATCATCGACTCTTCCACCTACGACACGCAAGGCCTTTGTCCTGGAATAGATCTCAGGAGGCACGTGGCTGGCGACCTTGAAGAAGTCGGTGCGTTTAGGGCTCAGGAAGACTGGCGCCGCTTGGTTGGGCCCCTAGAGAAGCCTTATGCAGGCCTCTTGGGCCCAGACTTTAGCTTCATCACTGCCGCGGTGCCCGAATGTCTCCCAGACAGAATGGAGATTACCGCTTATGCGCTTGAATTTGGTTTCATGCATGACGGTATGGGTCAATTGCCTGTAGCTCTGTGAAGTATCCTGAATGAGGCTAATTGATTGCAGACGTCATCGATAAAGAGATCCACAACGCATCTTTGGACGAAATGGAGCATGCTTTGGAACAGGGCGGTCAGACCGGCAAGATCGACGAGAAAGCCGCTTCTGGAAAGCGTAAAATCGTCGCTCAGATTCTCCGCGAGATGATGGCAATTGACCCTGAGAGAGCAATGACTGTCGCCAAGAGCTGGGCTGCTGGTGTCCAACATTCCAGTAGACGGCAGGACGAAACGCACTTTAATACTCTTGAGGAGTACATCCCTTATAGGGCCCTCGACGTGGGATACATGTAAGCCTCCCGCACCCACCAATGACTTCAGCATCCTAGATTAAGCCTACCTAGCTGGGACTAATTGTGTTCTGCTATCAAGGCTCTGGCATGGTCTTGTCACGTTTGGCTGCGCTATTACCATCCCCGAGGAAGAGGCGGATGAGGCGAGGGAGCTTCTGAAGCCTGCTTTGATCACTGCCTCTCTCACTAATGATCTATTCTCATTCGAGAAGGAGCGCGGTGACGCCAATGTTCAAAACGCCATCTTGGTTGTCATGAGGGAGCACGGCTGTagcgaagaagaagcaagagaGATTTGTAAAGAGCGCATCCGCGTCGAATGTGCCAACTATGTCCGCGTGGTCAAGAACACCAGGGCACGGACGGATATCAGTGATGAACTTAAGAGATACATAGAGGTCATGCAGTACACACTTTCAGGAAACGCTGCCTGGAGTACTAATTGTCCGAGATACAACGGACCAACCAAATTCAATGAGTTGCAGTTGCTGAGAGCTGAGTATGGTCTGGAGAAATACCCGGCAATGTGGCCACCGAAGGATGCAACTAACGGCCTTCCTGTCGAAACCGAACGTAAGGAGCCTCTTGTCAACGGTAATGGGCATTATGCATCAACCAAGGCCAACGGCCtcaagaggaagaggaacgGTAACGGTACGGGTGACGACACAAAGAAGAATGGCACTAAATGTGTCAAGAAGTCGGCACAGATATCGCAACTGAGCACGGATTCATTTGCTCTTGCGGATGTGGTGTCTTTGGCCGTTGATCTGAATTTACCAGAGCTGAGCGATGATGTGAGTTGGGCGTCTTCCCTACGCTGATTCCCCTCAAATAGAGATATGACATATCCTCGGAGGTGTAACTGACGGTAATTATTAGGTTGTTCTCCAACCATATCGATACCTCACCTCCCTTCCTTCTAAGGGTTTCCGTGACCAGGCCATAGACTCCCTCAACACATGGCTTAAAGTGCCCCAGAAGTCGGCTAAAATGATCAAGAGCATCGTCAAGATGCTGCATAGCGCATCTCTCATGTTAGTCTTCTTCTACTCATTCAGGCCCAATTACCTTGCTACccaccttttcttttctcacTCTTCCATCCTGCCATGTCTCATTCAAACCGTCTAACGATGCTCAGGCTTGATGACATCGAAGACGACTCACCACTTCGTCGTGGTAGGCCCTCTACTCACAACATCTATGGCACCGCCCAGACAATCAACAGCGCGACGTACCAATATGTCAAAGCGACAGGTATGGCTACCGAGCTCGGCAACCCGTCATGCCTTCGCATCTTCATCGAAGAGATGCAACAGCTGCATGTGGGGCAGAGCTATGACCTCTACTGGACGCACAATACACTATGCCCGTCCGTATCAGAGTATCTGAAAATGGTTGATATGAAGACGGGTGGCCTATTCCGCATGCTGACGCGATTGATGGTCGCCGAAAGCCCGGTCCGCGAGAAGGTGTCAGACGACGCTCTGAACCTGTTGAGTTGCCTCGTGGGGCGCTTCTTCCAGATCCGCGACGACTACCAGAACCTCGCTTCCGCCGACTACGCTAAGCAGAAGGGCTTTGCCGAGGACCTCGATGAAGGGAAGCTCTCCTTCACGCTGATCCACTGCATCCGAACTGTTGAGTCAGAGCCCAAGTTTGCGGGCGATGCAATGCAGCTGCGGGCATTCCTCATGAAGAGAAGGCTAGACGGAAAGCTCAGCATTGAGGCCAAGCGAGAGGTGTTGGCAACTatgaaaaagacaaaaagtCTGGATTACACGCTCGACGTTCTCAGGGAACTGCATGGCGAGTTGGAAAGGGAGGTTGGAATCTTAGAAGCAAAGTTCGGTGAAGAGAACTTTTCATTGAGGTTGATGCTAGAGATGCTGAAAGTGTAGGATAGCTGCTGGACGGACTATGGTTAGACCTGTGACCTGTGTTTCTCGTGCAGGGACCATGGTCACTGGAGCTCATAGACTGGTAGGGGATAGCACGGTAGATAGAATTCTGATACCACTGAGATCATTGTGCTTCGTATCGCTTTACCGCCCTAGTCAGTTGTCACGAGGCCAATCCTAGTAGTAGAGAGCTTGCCAAAAATTCCGGTCCGTACATGTGAGTTGCACAGTGAGCGCCGCTGCCCTCATAGCTATTGCTGCAGGATTGGCTGGTTGTTAATAATCTCCCGTTGTTGAGAATGCTACGCTCGGTCCGGTATGCTTGGCATATATTGGTGACACCACGGGCCATCTGTAACCTGAAGCTTAGCAACGATTGCGGAATTCTATTGCTAGCTATGCACCTCCGTGTTCAGCGTGTCGTCCCCTCGGATACTGCGCCACCACTCGCTTTGCCGTACAAGCTCTCCATCTTCACCACCTAGCAAAGTCCAATATTTCTTCAAAAACCACACCCTTGCCTCCCAACTACGGACGTCCCAGGGTGTACCTGTCGAAGCATATCCAGTGGAGTCTTCTCGATCCTTCCTTCCAATGCCTGCACCTCCCCAACACACTAAGCCGGTAAGGATATCAAGGAAGAACTCATCCTCGTCAATCTCTTCCTGATGGGTGATGAGATTTTTTCGTAGTGTCGGAAAGGGTAGAATATCTATGTATGGGTGATGCTGGATAGTAATTTGCTCGCTACTCGGCCTCAAGTCAGGCTTCAGTGTTTTGAAGATTCTCTGCACTGTGCCAATCGTATTTGCTTTGATCATATCATCTGTCGACTCCGTGATAGACCGGAAGAACGGTGAGAAAGATTCGTCAGCACAGATCATCTCCTCGGTGATGCCAACATGCATTCCAAGAGCATATAATGCAGTTATAGTGCAGACTTTTTCAATGCGAAGGTTGTTGGCATACGGATCTGCTGCTGTGGCACTCGGTTTAAATTTGAGTACCCTGACCTCGCCATAGCGAAATGGATCTGAACCGTGTGTCTGTATCTGGAAGTGTGGACTGGCGCAGCCGCAATCGATGGTGGTGGTCCAATATGGACCAAGACTGTCGTTTTGTTTATCAAGAATGAGATGGGAAGGATCAACATGTGTTGGAGAATCCCATAAACTCGGTGCGGATGACATGTCATCGGACAGTAGAAAATGTGGTGTAGAATCCCAGATGGTCAGTGAGGATAGGGTGTCATCTGAATGTGGAATAAATCGTTGATATTCTCCTAGAGTGACTGTAGATAAACTGGAAACAGATATGTCCGAAGCATCATAAGATGGGGGAGTCTTTGGAAGTATATGGGTTGGAGTGCTGGATGAGCCATGTGTTGTGACCGCCTCAGATTGGCCTGTGCCCGCAGTCGATGTTCGTTCAATAGCATCGCTCTGTGCTGCAGATGCAGCAAGTGCTTCAAGATAAGCCAGACGCTCACGAAGCTTCTCTCCTAGTGGATGAATAGTCAGTATTTATTTCTCCAGAGATTCCTGTGCCTATGGTCTGGGGGTTGCTGACATGAGAGAAGAGTTGCACTCACGGTACTTTCTTTGTGCTCGAATGTTCTGTTGCCGCCTCTTCTCCGGGTCACGGCGGACAGGTTTCCGTTTCTCCTTTGCTACGCTTTCACTCTGTTGTCTGATCTCTCGAGTTTGTAATGGCATCGTGTAGCCACAGATGCGATTCTGATGGACAAGGTGTGGTGCCAAATGCCTGTGACAAAGTCTGGAGAAGTGGTGAGGACGAGTGGAGTGGCTGTGATGTGATCACAACTACGGAGCATAGCGGACCGCTCGGAGTACGGAGCAGCGCTCATATGTaataactacggagtaactagttaacagttagttagttagctaactagttaacagttagttagttagctaactagttaacagttagttagttagctaactagttaacagttagttagttagctaactagttaacagttagttagttagctaactagttaacagGACACAGATCACCCGGACCAGATCACATAAAATATATACCTGAAACTGCACTAGATGTTCTAGATAGGATTGAAATATGAAGTCCAAGTCATATTTACGGTTGTTTATTTGTGCTGTCTTTCTAAATCGCAGATTTGACAGAGTCATGGCCCGAGCAAGCAAGTTCAATCTATCTATCGATCCTGGACGAAAAGCTCATGGACCTGCAAGCATTTGCGGCACCACTATTTCCTCCACGTACTTCCAGAGTAAACTACTATCTTCCCCCCTGAATGCCGCGCCAGTCCAGTACGTATTTCTTGGGCCTTGCAACGCATACAGCTTCTCATAAAATCCGACCTTAATATCCTCAGCACTGACTTGAAGAGTATACGGGGCATGCGATCTAAAATCAACAAATTCAGGATCTGTTTGGCCAAACTTGTCCGGATTTTGCTTCTGAAGTCTCTTGACGGTCCTTATTATGTCCGCCTTCACCATCGCGTTAGACAGAGGAAAGGATTTAGGACTCTGCGGAGTGGTGTAGGTGACCATTTGCAATCCGGGAAGTCTAGATGGGGCGAAGCTGTACACTCCCGGGAGAGGAGGCAAGTTGTACTCCGAATCCTGGGCAGCATTGGAGATGCTGGCGTCCTCGGGGAGGCCCGTGTTCTTTAAGATGCCGACATAGCGCGTCAATATACTTTCCAAAGACTCTCTTTTCTTTGTCGCTAACGTCCATCGGGGCTAGGAAGTCAAGCTTTGGGGTTATGGCAATGAGGAGCTTCTTCGCGAGAATAAGCTTGTAGCCTTGGGGTGTATGAACAACGAGTTTGATACCTGCCCCTCCTTCGCCTCGATCCGCATACGCGACCTTGGAATCAAGGAGAAGACTTGAGGACGAAGACAACTCTATTTCGGCTCTGGAGTACAGCTCGCTGCTGTTTTGCCGGGCTGTAGTCAGAAAGCCAGCCGATAAGGACCGCACCGTATTCAATCCGCAGTATCGGAATTGTTCAAGCGTTGGATTCGCCAGTATATTTCCGACACCCGGATTGTAGTTGAACATGGTGGGAACCGCCGCTTGAAGTCCATATTTCTGTACAAACTCACCAAAAGGCATATACAACTCCTCGGGCACAGGGCTTGGAAGGAATATCCCATCGTTCAACCGGGGTATTTGGAATTCTGTGTCGTATTGGCTGCGAAGGCTGCGGATACCTCCGCTTCCGATGGAGTTGTGACTTCTTTTCCGGTACGAAAATCATAGTTTAACGCAGGTTGAAAGAAACCGGCAGAATTAGTGATTGGGATATCGAATCGTTTAAAGTAGTCCTTTACAACTGTAATGTTGTGCCAGATCAGGACCCCCATATCAATTGTGGTGCCGGTCGCAGGATCAATATATGTCTCGGTGTGGCCCACCTGACCCGTTTTGTTTTTCAATAACAATGATGGATTTGCCTTCATCCTTCAGACTAATGGCTGCATATGTGCCTGCAGAGCCGCCACCGATAACAGCCACATCCCGTATGACAATGTGAAGTTCTTTAGATCAAATGTCGAAGGCCTAGCTGAAGCAACAACAGTCGACATCAGGAGACAGTCTGAAAGCGAGATGAAGGAGAATGTGACGGAATGCATTGTGAAGTGGGTATGATCAGGAGTAGGGTGAGTATGAGACTGAAGGTGGATTGATGTTGTATAACATCAGAGCGGAAATCCATTGCAGTTTAGAGGCCATGGATGAAAGGAAAGTAACGATAGAACAGGTCAAAATTCCTTTGCTTGGGGTAACTTGTTTTGATTCTAATGGGGAATGGCCGGATTAGGCAAATTACCGACCATATACCAATTCATGCCAGCTTCAAAAAGGCAAACCCCGAAAGTAGCAGATCCCAACTGAGCCTTAACCACAGGGCATGTCACACCTAATAGCTTTCCCGAAAAGAGATATGCAAGCAGGTACCAAAGATAACACCCTCTGAGCAATCTCCAAAAAGCAGAACAAAGTCAAACCTCAGGGTaacaacagaaaaagaaacattCGTCTATTGGGTACAGGAAAACATGTAGGAAGTTTGGGGAGAAGCCTTCTTGTATTTCTCCGTCCTGAATGCTTAAGAGGAACTAGGCCCAATGTAAGAACTTATTCTGTTGTCGTAAAGTCCTGGCAAGTTGAGCCAGCAAGGTATActcaagataatcaataTTATTAAACACGAAGAATCGTGTCAGACACTAGTTGGTCTTGGCGGCCACTGGTTTCTTTGCCTTCGGGACACGCACCCACCAGTACAGCGCACACGCCGCAAAGATATTGAAAATGATGTACACCCACATAATGCCGAAGTTGCGCCACACATCTGAGTAGTTGGCTGAGACAGAACTAAGGAAAACATTTGTGTCGCTGATGGGACAGAAATTGCAGTTTGAGGTCGCAAGTTCGTTTTCGATGTAGCCGCCCATAGTGGCCTTGTACGCTTCCATGTACTCGCCGCAGGTCCCGTTCAGCGGGTCGAAGCGCAGGTACTCGTTTGGCGCGCATGTGACTTCTGTGTTGGAGATGCCGACGGACAGCATACCACTGACGAGGTACGTGAATGGTGAGACGCGGTACATAAAGATCCAGAAACCTGGGAGCTGGTTGGGCGTAGCGAGGACACCGCAGAACAGGAGACAGAGCATGAAGAGCAAGTTACCCGTGTTACCGGCGTTCTCGGCAGTTTCGAAAGCCGCGATCATAAAGTGTGCAAAGGTGgatgaaaaaagaaggaaggtCCAGATGAAGAGCCACATTTGCACGCCACGTAGCGTGACGGAGTCAGTAGGTTCGGCATTGTGGTTCAGACCGATGGGGTAGTACCAGCAAATAAACATGAGGACGGACATGAGCGAGTTCCAAGGGAGTTCAACGACAATGTTAGATATCATGAAAGCTTTCCAACAGTAAGTTTTAGATAGACGTTCGCGGGCCTCGTACAAAGCGCGCTGGGCAACAAAATGTGGCATGATTTGCTGGATGAGTTGACCGAAAAGAGTCAACAACATGAAGATAGCGAACATCTGGTTCTGAAGTCCCTGGATCGTGTTGGGAGTATTAAACAGAGAGAAACCGATAAAGAGAGACGAACTAACGCATAGTGCGGTCTTGGAGTAGATGTACGTGGGTGAGCGCCAAATTTGCTGGAACACTCGGGTCTGGACTTCACAGAGCTGTGCACCGAATGGAGCGGCGAATTCGCGGTAGCTAGCCTTGTCCTCGCGCTTCTGGTCCGAGAGAGTGCGGGCAAGGCCGACCTGTTGGGAACTTTCAAGTTTCAGTTTGGCGAGGTGTTCCTGGACACGTCTATACTCGGGGGAGTTGCGCCATGTGTCGTACCAGTCGATGTCAGTGTGGGATCCAGGAGCAGCACCGATAACGTCGAGCATCCATTCAGCGGGGTTAGCAGCAGGAGGGCACGGGGGTCCACCATTGCGGACGAAGTAGTCAATAAGGATTTGAGAGTTCTCGCCAATATCTCCGTAGTACACGGTGCGTCCACCGGCctggaggaagaggagacGATCGAAGCGCTGGAACAGGATGGCGGAGGGTTGATGAATGGTGCAAAGAATAGCCTGGCCGTTCTTCTTCAATTTGTCAAGGAGATCAAGGATAGCCCACGATGTCTGAGAATCAAGTCCAGATGTAGGTTCATCCAAGAAGAGAAGTAGAGCTGGCCTGGCGGCAAGCTCCACACCGATTGTGAGGCGTTTGCGTTGCTCGACATTGAGACCGTCACCAGGCACACCAATGATAGCATCGGCATACTCAGTCATTTCTAGAAGCTTGATGACCTCTGTAACATAGTCAATCTTCTCTTGACGAGGGACGTGAGCAGGCTGGCGTAGAAGAGCAGAGAAGGTAAGGGCCTCGCGAACCGTGGAGGTGTTCAAATGCAGATCTTGTTGTTGAGCATAGCCAGTCTTGCGCTGGAAGGATTCATCACGAGGTTTGCCATCAACAAGTATCTCTCCCGTGATAACACCCATGGTGGTACGAGTAGCCAAAACATCTAATAGTGTGGTCTTCCCAGCACCAGAAACACCCATAAGCGCGGTCAAAGTACCTGGTTTGACCCATCCATCAACATGATCAAGAATCCTGCGATGCTCCTTTCCGATCTTGATATCGTAGCAAACATCTTTCCATTGGAAGATAGCAGTCTGGCGTTCGATTATGGCAATGTCATCTGATTGGGACTTCTCCACAACAACACTGCGGCCACTACCGCTTTCGACATCATCCTCTGacttgctcttcttcagggccTTGTGTCCGCGACGGAACACGAGGATCTCGCCCTTTGGCTTCTTCTCGGTGACTAACTCAGTAGCAAACAGATAGACAATCATGAGGATGAACATGAAGGCAAATATAATGCCAACGTTCCTCCACTTGTGCGAGGCGGTATAGCCATAAGATGACTCAATGTAACTGTCGCCATTGACATAGGGCTGTCCAGGCACTGATCCGACTGTGGAGCAAACATGGTTGTTAGGTCCAATACCCGCGTAGCCAGGGCCCGACGGGACGTAGTTGACACAGGCGAAGTCACGGTTGTGGAACTCATTGATCATTAGAGACTCAAAACCATAGCTGATAGGATTGATATAGGCAATCCAACGGGCCCATCCAAGCATGTACTGCGTCGGAATGGTGAAACCAGTGTACATACTGAGACCCAGAATTAGAATCGCGGCAGGGACGAGCGCTTGAACAAGGGTTCTTGTCAGCGATGCAATGGACCGGAAGAACATGGACATGGTTAGAGTCAGAATGAATGAGGTGAAtacaaaaaagaagaaagcacCAGGTTCTCGTCTTAGATTTGTCATGAAATAGAGAACCAAATTGTAAGTGATGGCGTTGAGAGTTTTGTAGGGCAAATCCATGAGCATAGATGCAAATGCTTCAGCAGACGGGTGGTAGAGGGCATATCGAGAGTGTTTCTCCACAATCCCTCGTTGAGCATAAAGAGTGAGCATTTCAAGGCCGGAACCAAAAGCATTCATGAGAACAGCAAAGAAGAGGAGAGCACTACGCTGGAAGAAGCTGTTGGTATCGGCCTTGAGGTCGTAAAAGATACTGGCGATGACGAGAGCCATGATGGAATTTCCAACTAATGAAGAAATAGTGATACTGGGATCACCTTTTAATCGTTTGAAACCGCGCCATAAGCACAATTTCACCTGTTGTACGTATGAAAGAATGTAGGGTGACGACACACGCTGGGCCTTGGCTTGTTGAGCTCTCCGGGATTGCTTGAACTTGTCCAGATACTCACCACCGAGTGCAAACTTTGCGTTGTACGCCTCAATGTCTTTCACAAGCTGTGCTCGCTCTGCTGAGGCTTTCCATCGTGCGGCGAACTCATCAGGCGTCCGGGGCACGCGGGCTTCGTAGCCTGGCTGCACGACACGCTCGAGGTGGCTAGTCATGGAAGTGAGGAAATCGGCATCGGTTTGTCGGTCAGGGCAG
This window harbors:
- a CDS encoding uncharacterized protein (antiSMASH:Cluster_4.2~SMCOG1182:Polyprenyl synthetase~EggNog:ENOG410PJ29~COG:H); the encoded protein is MAHKYSTIIDSSTYDTQGLCPGIDLRRHVAGDLEEVGAFRAQEDWRRLVGPLEKPYAGLLGPDFSFITAAVPECLPDRMEITAYALEFGFMHDDVIDKEIHNASLDEMEHALEQGGQTGKIDEKAASGKRKIVAQILREMMAIDPERAMTVAKSWAAGVQHSSRRQDETHFNTLEEYIPYRALDVGYMLWHGLVTFGCAITIPEEEADEARELLKPALITASLTNDLFSFEKERGDANVQNAILVVMREHGCSEEEAREICKERIRVECANYVRVVKNTRARTDISDELKRYIEVMQYTLSGNAAWSTNCPRYNGPTKFNELQLLRAEYGLEKYPAMWPPKDATNGLPVETERKEPLVNGNGHYASTKANGLKRKRNGNGTGDDTKKNGTKCVKKSAQISQLSTDSFALADVVSLAVDLNLPELSDDVVLQPYRYLTSLPSKGFRDQAIDSLNTWLKVPQKSAKMIKSIVKMLHSASLMLDDIEDDSPLRRGRPSTHNIYGTAQTINSATYQYVKATGMATELGNPSCLRIFIEEMQQLHVGQSYDLYWTHNTLCPSVSEYLKMVDMKTGGLFRMLTRLMVAESPVREKVSDDALNLLSCLVGRFFQIRDDYQNLASADYAKQKGFAEDLDEGKLSFTLIHCIRTVESEPKFAGDAMQLRAFLMKRRLDGKLSIEAKREVLATMKKTKSLDYTLDVLRELHGELEREVGILEAKFGEENFSLRLMLEMLKV
- a CDS encoding uncharacterized protein (antiSMASH:Cluster_4.2~EggNog:ENOG410PT8P~COG:S), translating into MPLQTREIRQQSESVAKEKRKPVRRDPEKRRQQNIRAQRKYREKLRERLAYLEALAASAAQSDAIERTSTAGTGQSEAVTTHGSSSTPTHILPKTPPSYDASDISVSSLSTVTLGEYQRFIPHSDDTLSSLTIWDSTPHFLLSDDMSSAPSLWDSPTHVDPSHLILDKQNDSLGPYWTTTIDCGCASPHFQIQTHGSDPFRYGEVRVLKFKPSATAADPYANNLRIEKVCTITALYALGMHVGITEEMICADESFSPFFRSITESTDDMIKANTIGTVQRIFKTLKPDLRPSSEQITIQHHPYIDILPFPTLRKNLITHQEEIDEDEFFLDILTGLVCWGGAGIGRKDREDSTGYASTGTPWDVRSWEARVWFLKKYWTLLGGEDGELVRQSEWWRSIRGDDTLNTEVHS
- a CDS encoding uncharacterized protein (antiSMASH:Cluster_4.2~EggNog:ENOG410PP8N~COG:H), encoding MFNYNPGVGNILANPTLEQFRYCGLNTVRSLSAGFLTTARQNSSELYSRAEIELSSSSSLLLDSKVAYADRGEGGAGIKLVVHTPQGYKLILAKKLLIAITPKLDFLAPMDNTGLPEDASISNAAQDSEYNLPPLPGVYSFAPSRLPGLQMVTYTTPQSPKSFPLSNAMVKADIIRTVKRLQKQNPDKFGQTDPEFVDFRSHAPYTLQVSAEDIKVGFYEKLYALQGPRNTYWTGAAFRGEDSSLLWKYVEEIVVPQMLAGP
- a CDS encoding uncharacterized protein (antiSMASH:Cluster_4.2~EggNog:ENOG410PP8N~COG:H) produces the protein MKANPSLLLKNKTGQVGHTETYIDPATGTTIDMGVLIWHNITVVKDYFKRFDIPITNSAGFFQPALNYDFRTGKEVTTPSEAEVSAAFAANTTQNSKYPG
- a CDS encoding uncharacterized protein (antiSMASH:Cluster_4.2~SMCOG1000:ABC transporter ATP-binding protein~EggNog:ENOG410PFN7~COG:Q~TransMembrane:11 (o487-507i519-541o595-615i627-646o733-753i1159-1178o1190-1213i1234-1260o1280-1302i1314-1338o1431-1450i)); translated protein: MSLVGNFGANDNRGAESAKDGVSSVETREEEVHQLARRFTEQSTYSTTVQNPFAADPGSALDPNGDNFNARAWCKAMLRMHTEDNQAHPLRTLGVAFSNLNVHGFSSDADYQKSVGNVWLEILSLARTFIGQRQRKIKILQSLDGLVEAGEMLAVLGPPGSGCSTFLKTIAGETYGLIVDKTSNINYQGVSAKQMANEFRGEAIYTAEVDVHFPKLTVGDTLFFAARARAPRHIPGGATVNQYATHMRDVIMAIFGISHTKNTIVGNDFVRGVSGGERKRVSIAEACLSMAPLQCWDNSTRGLDSANAIEFCKTLRMQTDINDTTACVSLYQVPQGAYDSFDKVLVLYEGRQIYFGRTTTAKQYFLDMGFACPDRQTDADFLTSMTSHLERVVQPGYEARVPRTPDEFAARWKASAERAQLVKDIEAYNAKFALGGEYLDKFKQSRRAQQAKAQRVSSPYILSYVQQVKLCLWRGFKRLKGDPSITISSLVGNSIMALVIASIFYDLKADTNSFFQRSALLFFAVLMNAFGSGLEMLTLYAQRGIVEKHSRYALYHPSAEAFASMLMDLPYKTLNAITYNLVLYFMTNLRREPGAFFFFVFTSFILTLTMSMFFRSIASLTRTLVQALVPAAILILGLSMYTGFTIPTQYMLGWARWIAYINPISYGFESLMINEFHNRDFACVNYVPSGPGYAGIGPNNHVCSTVGSVPGQPYVNGDSYIESSYGYTASHKWRNVGIIFAFMFILMIVYLFATELVTEKKPKGEILVFRRGHKALKKSKSEDDVESGSGRSVVVEKSQSDDIAIIERQTAIFQWKDVCYDIKIGKEHRRILDHVDGWVKPGTLTALMGVSGAGKTTLLDVLATRTTMGVITGEILVDGKPRDESFQRKTGYAQQQDLHLNTSTVREALTFSALLRQPAHVPRQEKIDYVTEVIKLLEMTEYADAIIGVPGDGLNVEQRKRLTIGVELAARPALLLFLDEPTSGLDSQTSWAILDLLDKLKKNGQAILCTIHQPSAILFQRFDRLLFLQAGGRTVYYGDIGENSQILIDYFVRNGGPPCPPAANPAEWMLDVIGAAPGSHTDIDWYDTWRNSPEYRRVQEHLAKLKLESSQQVGLARTLSDQKREDKASYREFAAPFGAQLCEVQTRVFQQIWRSPTYIYSKTALCVSSSLFIGFSLFNTPNTIQGLQNQMFAIFMLLTLFGQLIQQIMPHFVAQRALYEARERLSKTYCWKAFMISNIVVELPWNSLMSVLMFICWYYPIGLNHNAEPTDSVTLRGVQMWLFIWTFLLFSSTFAHFMIAAFETAENAGNTGNLLFMLCLLFCGVLATPNQLPGFWIFMYRVSPFTYLVSGMLSVGISNTEVTCAPNEYLRFDPLNGTCGEYMEAYKATMGGYIENELATSNCNFCPISDTNVFLSSVSANYSDVWRNFGIMWVYIIFNIFAACALYWWVRVPKAKKPVAAKTN